From Campylobacter pinnipediorum subsp. caledonicus:
AGTAGATTTTGGGGAAGCGTTAAATATAGATATATAGTTGGCAAACCTTGGTTTGTTTATTTTAGCTGGGACAAGGACTACAAAATCAGATGGGAAAGAATAGGAAGATTTGTAGACACCTTAGAAAACGATAAACAAATAATAGACTCAGCTATAAAAGAGGATGATATAGATGGACTTTACTAATATTAATCTAGAGGAGATACTATTTTTACTTTTAGCGTTGATAATTGCGATAGTAGGACATGAGATAATGCACGGCTGGGTTGCTTATAAATTTGGAGACAGCACCGCAAAATCCCAAAATAGACTGAGCATAAATCCTATTCGCCATATAGACCCGATAGGAACTATTATACTTCCAGCTATACTTTATTTTAGTGGCGGTTTTTTATTTGGTTGGGCAAAACCAGTTCCTGTAAATATAAACGTAGTTGTAAAAAATGGTGGTTATAAAGCTGGTGTATTTGTGGCACTTGCTGGCATATTTTACAATATCGTGTTAGCTATTTTTTCTCTTTTTATACTTATGAATTTTACAGAAACCTTAAATAATAGTACTGCAAAATTTTTATATATACTTTTTAATATAAATCTTTTTTTAGGTCTTTTAAATTTATATCCAATACCACCATTAGATGGTTCCAAAGCATTAATATATACGCTTTTACAATTTGGATTTAATAAAATAGCAAGTAAAATTTATTCGCTTGAAAGATATGGAATGGTAATACTTATTGTAATAATTATAAGCCCTATTTCAAAATATTTTTTTGCACCAATTGATTATATTTTTAAGTTATTTTTAAATTAGATATTGAGGAACATAATGAAGATAAATAAAATTTATATAGCAAGTGACCACGCTGGATTTGATTTAAAAGAGCGTGTAAAAGATTTTTTAAAATCAAAATTTGAAGTTATAGATTTAGGCACAAATAGTTCAGATGTTAGTGTAGATTATCCTGATTTTGCACATGAGTTAGCTTTGAGATTAAAAGATGATGATTATGGGATACTTATTTGTGGAACAGGGATTGGCATATCCATAGCTGCAAATAGACATGAAAATATAAGATGTGCTCTTTGTCATGATCATCTAGGAGCAAAACTATCAAGAGAACACAATAATGCAAATGTAATAGCATTTGGAGCAAGAGTTGTCGGAGATGAAGTTGCTTATGATATGCTAAATACATTTTTTAGCACAGAATTTGCAGGTCAAAGACACGAAAAAAGAGTAATAAAAATAAATTATAAAGAGAGTAGATAATGAGCGAATGGCTTTTTCTAACAGCTTTGATATGTGTTTGTTTGTATCTTGTGGTAATGGTTTTTTATTTTAAAACATTACTTAAAAAAGAAAGAAGCACAAAAGATTTTATGAAAAACAATCTTCAAGATACTGAGATTGTTATAAGAAAACTTCAAATTCAGTTGCAAAGAAGTTTGGGGAATATAGATATATTAACAGAAGAATTAAATAAAACAAAAAATGATGTTACATCACTTAGAACAAGAAATTCACAATACAGACTAGAAAATGACAAACTAAGAGGAAGAATAAGAGAGCTTGAAGGAAAGATAGAAGCACTACTATAAGGAATAAAATGTTACATTTAAACGAAGAAGAAAAAAAATATTTATTAGATTCTATTAGAAGTATAAAAGATTTTCCAAAACCTGGAATTGTTTTTAAAGATATCACAACACTACTAAATAATGCAAAGGCATTTGGGTTTTTAATGAACCATTTAGAACAAAGATACAAAAGTTTTGATTTGGATTTTATAGTTGGAATAGAAAGTCGTGGCTTTATATTTGGTGCAGCGCTAGCCACAAGACTTAAAATCGGCTTTGTTCCTATAAGAAAACCAAAAAAACTACCATATATAACAATATCTCAAAAATATAGTTTAGAATATGGTGTAGATGAGGTTCAAATGCATGTTGATGCTTTTGCAAACAAATCAGGTGCAAAAGTACTTTTAATAGATGATTTAATAGCGACTGGTGGAACAGCAAAAGCTAGTATAGAACTCATAAAACAAACAAATGCTAATTGTGTTGAAGCTTGTTTTTTAATAAATTTAAAAGATCTTGGTGGAGATAAAGAAATTTCAAAACTAACAAATATTTACAATGTATTAGAGATTTAAATGGAAGAAATTTTCATTAACTTAATACATGATTATAGCTACATAATCATATTTATATGGTGTATGCTCGAAGGAGAAATGGCTCTTATAATGGCAGGAATATTATCTCATACTGGAGTTATTATCTTACCATTAGCCATATTTGTAGCAGCACTGGGTGGCTTTGCTGGAGATCAGCTATATTTTTATATAGGCAGATACAACAAAAGTAAGATATCAAAAAAATTAAAATCACAAAGAAGAAAATTTGCTATAGCTCACCTGCTTATGAAAAAATATGGCTCTTGGATTATATTTATACAAAGATATCTGTATGGTCTTAGAACAATTTTACCAATAAGCATAGGTCTTACAAGATACAGTGCTAAGAAATTTGCGTTTATAAATTTCATAAGTGCTTTAGCATGGGCTAGCATAACAATACTACCTTCATATATATTAGGTGATAAAATTATAAAAGTATTAGAACATTCAAAAAATCATTGGTATATAGCAATACCTTTGGTGATAATATTTTTGTCAATATTGATTTTTGCATTTAAAAAATTTGAAGATAATATTTTAAACAAAAGACATGAAATTAAAAAAAGGAAAAGAAATGAAATTTGAAATCATAAATCAGCCATTAGATCAAATTCAAGCTGATTTAACATTGGTTTTTGTAATAGACAAAAACTTGAAACATAAATTTATAAAAGATGAAAAAGAATTTGATTTTTTTGGATTTGATGGTTCTGGAAGTGTTTTGATACAAAAAACAAAAACTCTTTATATTGGGATAGAAAATCTTGATTATGAAGAGCTAAGGCTTGGTGCTTGCAAGGCATTTGAAGCAGTAAAATCTTTGAATATAAAAAGCATAAAACTTGCATCTTATCTCTCAAAATGCCAAAAAATGAGTTTTCAAAGTATAGTTGAAGGATTTATTCTGGGAAGTTATGAATTTAACAAATACAAAAAAGAAAAAAAAGAATCAAAGCTTCAAAATATAATATTCTCAACGCAAGAAGAACTAAACGATGAAACAATTGATGTAAACAAAGCTGAACTTGGTCTAAAAAATGGTCAAATAATAGCAAATGCAACAAACTTTACAAAAAATATCGTAAACGAAATACCAGAAATATATACTCCTATAAAAATGGCTAATGATGCTAAAAACCTAGCAAAAGAGCTAAAAAATGTAACCTGCGAAGTTTACGATGAAGAATTTTTGAAAAAAGAAAATATGAATGCATTTTTGGCTGTAAATAGAGCAAGTGTTCATCCACCTAGACTTATTCATATGATCTACAAACCACAAAATGCAAAAAAAAGAGTAATATTTGTAGGCAAGGGATTAACATATGATAGCGGCGGTCTTAGCTTAAAACCAGCTGATTATATGGTAACAATGAAAGCTGACAAAAGTGGAGCCGCGGCAGCACTTGGTATCATAAAAGGGGCAAGTGAGCTTGAGCTTGATATAGAAGTGCATGCTATACTTGGAGCAACTGAAAATATGATAGGTGGAAATGCCTATAAACCTGATGATGTTATTATGTCTCGTGAAGGTGTTAGCATAGAGGTTAAAAATACCGATGCCGAGGGAAGACTTGTTTTGGCTGATTGTTTAAGCTGGGCGCAAGATTTTAAACCAGATATTTTAATAGATATGGCTACATTAACTGGAGCTTGCGTTGTTGGTCTTGGAGAATACACAAGTGGTATAATGGGAAACAATGAAGAATTAAAAGAGGATTTTAGAAAAAAAATATCAAAAAGTGGCGAATTAACTACAATTTTTCATTTTAATAAGCACCTAAAAGAACTTATAAAAACACCTATTGCGGATGTTTGCAATATATCTAGTTCAAGATATGGTGGTGCTATAACAG
This genomic window contains:
- a CDS encoding site-2 protease family protein, whose translation is MDFTNINLEEILFLLLALIIAIVGHEIMHGWVAYKFGDSTAKSQNRLSINPIRHIDPIGTIILPAILYFSGGFLFGWAKPVPVNINVVVKNGGYKAGVFVALAGIFYNIVLAIFSLFILMNFTETLNNSTAKFLYILFNINLFLGLLNLYPIPPLDGSKALIYTLLQFGFNKIASKIYSLERYGMVILIVIIISPISKYFFAPIDYIFKLFLN
- the rpiB gene encoding ribose 5-phosphate isomerase B, whose amino-acid sequence is MKINKIYIASDHAGFDLKERVKDFLKSKFEVIDLGTNSSDVSVDYPDFAHELALRLKDDDYGILICGTGIGISIAANRHENIRCALCHDHLGAKLSREHNNANVIAFGARVVGDEVAYDMLNTFFSTEFAGQRHEKRVIKINYKESR
- a CDS encoding adenine phosphoribosyltransferase, with the protein product MLHLNEEEKKYLLDSIRSIKDFPKPGIVFKDITTLLNNAKAFGFLMNHLEQRYKSFDLDFIVGIESRGFIFGAALATRLKIGFVPIRKPKKLPYITISQKYSLEYGVDEVQMHVDAFANKSGAKVLLIDDLIATGGTAKASIELIKQTNANCVEACFLINLKDLGGDKEISKLTNIYNVLEI
- a CDS encoding DedA family protein — encoded protein: MEEIFINLIHDYSYIIIFIWCMLEGEMALIMAGILSHTGVIILPLAIFVAALGGFAGDQLYFYIGRYNKSKISKKLKSQRRKFAIAHLLMKKYGSWIIFIQRYLYGLRTILPISIGLTRYSAKKFAFINFISALAWASITILPSYILGDKIIKVLEHSKNHWYIAIPLVIIFLSILIFAFKKFEDNILNKRHEIKKRKRNEI
- a CDS encoding leucyl aminopeptidase, with the protein product MKFEIINQPLDQIQADLTLVFVIDKNLKHKFIKDEKEFDFFGFDGSGSVLIQKTKTLYIGIENLDYEELRLGACKAFEAVKSLNIKSIKLASYLSKCQKMSFQSIVEGFILGSYEFNKYKKEKKESKLQNIIFSTQEELNDETIDVNKAELGLKNGQIIANATNFTKNIVNEIPEIYTPIKMANDAKNLAKELKNVTCEVYDEEFLKKENMNAFLAVNRASVHPPRLIHMIYKPQNAKKRVIFVGKGLTYDSGGLSLKPADYMVTMKADKSGAAAALGIIKGASELELDIEVHAILGATENMIGGNAYKPDDVIMSREGVSIEVKNTDAEGRLVLADCLSWAQDFKPDILIDMATLTGACVVGLGEYTSGIMGNNEELKEDFRKKISKSGELTTIFHFNKHLKELIKTPIADVCNISSSRYGGAITAGLFLDKFIRDENKQKWMHQDIAGPAYVQKAWGYNQHGASGAGVRMNLYYLNEIAKEA